In the genome of Fischerella sp. PCC 9605, the window AGCGAACTTAACCTCCTGGTGATATTGCTTAGGAATCTTCTTATCCAGTAATTTATGAAATCCTTTTTTACCAGTGTTAGTAAATTGGCTTCCTGCTTGTAGCAATGTCAGAATACTTGGTACAGTTACTGCTGCTACTCCTAATAAACCAACTCCAGCATCTAAAAAGCGAGTAAAAATATTTACCAACAAACTGATATTAGCAGTCGAACAAACAATACTCAAACTGACCCATAACCAATCCCAACTATCCCAAGGGTGAGGTGCGATATCATCCAATTTCCACCACCACGCCTCTGCACTAGGTTGGACACTCTCACGCCAAGATTGCAGTTTGTCTAATGTTTTGCTGTTAATGGCTCTAGTAATTCGTTCAGCATTATTCCTAAGATGCTCATCTAATTCGATAAGTTTGTGCAGCCTGCTATTAGGGATGCTCTTTTCCTCCTTCAAAGCTTTCTGCACTGTATCCCGTGCATTTAAAATTGCCAAAGCTTGTTCAATATCAATAGCAGAACCAGCTTTATCTAAAACTTTAAGTGATGCTTCATAATGCTCAAGAGTTATGTCTAGTTGACTATTCATTTTTCTATAAGGCAGTGAAAATAATAAAGTCGTAAACTGTCACATGAGTATGATTTCTCATTGACAAAAACTATTAAGTATGAGTTGTGGTTTGACAGGGATTGAAAGTTTGATTGTTCGACGAGACAGAGCGATCGCACTGTAGGGGTACAAAAAATCTGGGTAAAATTGGGCAGCCGTCCCAGGAGGAGCGGGTTATTGATAATAATCGCAGTAAGCCTGATGCTAAAACCCGCTCCTCCTGGGTCAGAGTTTACTGGTCTGACGAGTAGATTTTTCATACGGCTGCCCAATTTTACCTAATTTCAGCGTAGGGGCTACCTTGCGTGGTAATCGCTTCGCGCAGCGGCAAAGTGCTGACGATAATCTTAATATGTGCCAGTTACTTTAAGAGTTTATTTTAAACTTTAAGAGTTTATTTTAAATGTACACATAGGCTGCCTCTTCCTCCCCACAGTCTCTGATCGCTCAACAACATTGTTGGACCGTAATTTCCAGGAGGCTTTATGACAACTGTTGACTACCTACTTTTCGCATTGAAGCTTTTCGCAGCACTGGGCTGTGGACTGATAGCTGGGGTCTTTTTCGCTTTCTCAACCTTCGTGATGAGCGCCCTTGCCCGACTTCAGCCAGCACAGGGCATTGCCGCCTTCCAGTCCATCAATATCACGGTTTACAATCCATGGTTTATGGGGGCTTTCCTGGGAACAGCCGCAGCTTGCATCTTTCTGGCTGTCTCCTCGCTGTTAAAGTGGCAGCAACCCGGTGCCATTTACTTGCTTATCGGCAGCCTGCTCTATCTTATCGGCACCGTTCTGGTGACAATTGTGTTCAATGTGCCGCTGAATGACGCGCTGGCGGTCGTCAAGCCGGACAGCACTGACGGCGCGAGCCTGTGGAGTAGCTTCCTTACCAACTGGACGGTCTGGAATCATGTTCGGACAGTAGCAGCGCTGGCGGCAGCGGCATTGCTCACCATCGCGCTCTGTTATCGAGCGGCACAATCGTAGAATTCGTGAAGAATATGCCAAGTCGTTCAATTATGACTTGAACGCAATCTTTATAGATTTGCAGAAACAGCAAGATGAAAGCAGAAGAGAAATTGTAAAACTGTCGCCCAAACGTAGTATAACAACACATGGAGCGGACGGTATAGAGTTCTTGGTGGTGATACAGAGATTGCTCGCCGCCGCTCATCTTAGCCGTTATGCAGCACAACTAACCCCCCAGATCACAAAGGCTGCTTACAATCCCAAGAACCAATCATATCCAACCTCAGAGGCTCAGGACACTTGACACGATCTGTATCGTCGGCTATCATTCAACCATATGGTTGAATCAAATGTTGCCCTTGATAGAATTTTTGGTGCTCTGGCTGATGTGACGCGGCGAGACATTCTCAAGCGGGTATCGAGAGCAGAACATACTATCAGCGAATTAGCACAACCCTATGCGATGTCCTTGGCAGCGATCGCAAAGCACGTCAGCGTGCTGGAGAAAGCAGGACTCATTACCAAGCGTCGAAGTGGCAAAGAGAAAGTGATTCAGATTCAACCCAAAACGCTCAAAGTCGCCTTCTCGTATCTCAGCGAGTATGAAAAGATCTGGAGCGCCCGCTTCGATGCTTTGGAAAAACTACTAGAAGATCAGCAATCAAGCTAGGAGGATAACGGTATGGCAAATCTAAAAGTAATTGTCCCAGAAAATTCCCAAAATATCCTGGGTACAGTCACAATCAACGCTCCATTACAAAAGGTATTTGAAGCGTATACCTTTGAGGAACTCTTTGCGAGTTGGTGGTGTCGCGGTAATCCGATGAAAGTGTATCACTTCGATTGTAAAGACGGCGGCAGTTGGCACATTGCTGAGCGATCGGAAGATGGTAACGAGTATGAGTTTACGGGCTGTTTTCATGAAGTCGCTCAAGATAAACGGATCGTGCAGACATTTGAATTCTTGGGGATGCCGGAACGTGGGCATGTCATGCTGGAAAAAGCTGAGTTTGTAGCAATTGACGAGCATACAACTGAGATTCGTACACACAGCACAGCAATGAGCCAACAAGACCGTGACGGCATGGTCGCAAGCGGCATGGAAAGCGGCTGGCGGCAGTCCGTTGAAGCGCTCGGCAAGCTTTTAGAACCAGACAATTAATGACAACTCGCTCTCCCGCAAGACTGATCGTGGTTGGAAGTCGCCGATTCCAGAGCGTCAATTTTCATCATGGATCTGCCTATGCAACCAGAAACTAATCCACTTGGTGAGATGTATGAGAGAACTTATCGTCGCTGAATTCATCACGCTGGATGGTGTGATCCAGGCGCCAGGTGGCGCGGATGAAGACACCGAAGGCGGCTTTAAGCATGGCGGCTGGACGCAGCCCTATTGGCATGATGACATTGGGGCGCACTTGTTTGAGGCGATGTCCCAAGCCGATGCCCTCTTGCTGGGCCGCAAGACATGGCAAATCCACGGCGGCGCGTTTGAACCGATGCCAGGGGGCGACCCGTTCGGCGATGTAATGAACAACATTCGCAAGTACGTGGTGTCCACCACGTTGAAATCCGCATCGGCTTGGCGGAACTCCACCCTGATTAGCGACAACGTGGTTGAAGCCGTACACCAGCTCAAGCAACAGTCCGGTAAGAACATCTTCGTAGACGGTAGCAGCGTGCTGGTTCAGGTGCTGGCTCAAAATGATTTGGTAGATGAATACAGCCTGCACGTTTATCCCCTCGTGCTGGGCGGTGGCAAGCGATTGTATCCGGAAGGAAAGCGCCTCAACCTGACACTGGTGGAGGCATCACCGCTACCGACAGGCGTTGTGTTCATGCGCTATCGGCGCGCCGCATAGTAAGCTGCCAAGTCAGGTTGTAGTAGCGTGACCGGGCTAATTTGATGCAATATGATTTTCTTGTGGGATAGGCGTCTCGCCTGTCCGATGCGGGCAAGATGCCCGCACCACAAAAATTTATTGCACTATTTTAGTCCGGTCACGCCAGTAGGGTGCGTTATGAACGCACCATAAAATATGTCCGTAGCGATAACTTAAATCAAACAAACCCCTCGCTCTTTCGTCGGGCATCTAGGAGAAGCTTTTGGGTGCGATACGCCTGTCTTGCGTTAAGCTTCGCTTATCGCAAACAGAGTACGGCGCGATCGAGCCTTGGAGCGGTGCGTTAAGTAACGCACCCTACTGAGGTACTCATTCCTTTGTACGGATGCTTCTGCTACCCCTTTGCTGTGGACGTTCGTTTGGCTTATCTTTAGGTCAATACATCACCCTCAAGGTGGATGATGAGGTAGAAAAGCTTTATGTCTCGGACTGACAACAATCGAGTCAAGCAGGCGGAAATGGGCGTACCTAGCATCCCATCTGCACCCAGGTCAATTCAAAAGGGTGTACCACTCAAGCACTTGCTGGGTCAAGAAGCAGTAGATTGCTTAGCGCGAAACATTTCACTCGTCTACTCAGCCTTCGATCACAAATCGTTCCGCCAGTCTGCATTAGCAGAATTAGATTCACTTGAACTCAAGGAGCGAGGTCGGCATATAGCATTGGCACTGCGTCAACATTTGCCCGATCGTTATGAAGAGGCGATCGGGATTCTGATTGCATCCTTCACACCGCCGCAAACCGAGGCAGAAGAGTTTGGTTTAGCAGCATTCTTCTATCTACCGCACAGTTGCTTTATTGCTGAATACGGCATCGACCCGATCCACAATGGTGGAACAGATCCCTTCCCCCTATCGATGTCTGCCCAGTACGAACTGACCACTCGATTTACCGCAGAATTCTCCATCCGACCCTTTCTGATTCAGCACCTCGATCGCACACTGAGCGAGCTAATGCGTTGGACGACAGATTCCAACCCTCATGTTCGCCGTCTTTGCTCAGAAGGAACTCGTCCGAGACTGCCTTGGGGTCTACGCATTCCTGCTCTGATTGCTGATCCTACGCCTGTTCTGCCGATCCTGGAAGCCTTGAAGAATGACCAGAGCCTTTATGTGCGGCGCAGTGTTGCAAATCATCTTGGGGATATTGCGAAAGATCATCCTGAGCTTGTCTTTCAGCTTTGCGATCGTTGGCTGAACGGTGCGACGAGTGACCTAAAATGGCTCATCCGTCATGCCCTCCGCCACCCTGCGAAAAAGGGCAACGAAACGGCGATTCAACTCAGAGCCGCAGCAAAGTAGTCCAGCCAGAACTTGTAGGAATCAGGAGTGTTCTTCTTTTTGTGTCGCTAATCGCCATGAACACTCGTCAAACAGCTACCAGACTTAGTGACGATGGCATCCTCATCTATGAAAAACTAACTCCCCCACGTGTGATCACGTCTGATGGTGAAATCATTGCGGGTGAGTACAAACGAGAAAATCTCCCAGCCGGATCTATTGTAGGTCTACCTGTTTCTTCCGGAGTTATAGAGGGACGAGCACGTGTCATCTTAAACATAGAAGACGCTGATCTCCAAGATGGAGATATATTAGTCACCTCCTTTACTGACCCTAGCTAGACACCATTGTTTGTATCCATAAAAGGCTTGGTCACTGAAGTGGGTGGACTGATGACTCATGGAGCAGTTATTGCACGTGAATATGGCTTACCAGCGGTTGTCGGAGTATAAAATGCTACCAAACTGATACAAGATGGGCAACGAATCCGCGTGCATGGAACAGAAGGGTATGTAGAAATCCTGTAATAGGGGGTAGTGTTACGGGGGCGCTCTTTGATGGCGCATATGAATGAGGAAACCTGTTGAGGCTATACCTCCACAGTCTGTCCAGTCAGACGGTGAACTCACGGGCGTAGTGACGGGTTGATGCTGACCCACAATGAAATAGCTGCCCGGAAAAGTGTACTCGTGAGCCGAACTTGGGTCCAATTAGAAATGTAAGCAGAGTTCGAGGAATATCGGATGATGAAGCCTAAATCAAAAGGGGATTACAAAGCAACCTTTTGGCTGTGGAGGAAAGTTTGTTTGAGGATGCGCCGGATGCGGTTATAAGCTGCTTGTCCGGTTTGGTGGGGGCTTCGGGGAAAAGTACCATAAAGGCAACTCGCCCCGATTCTACCCAATAAGCTGCGACCAGGGGCAAACTAAACAGTTTAGTTTATATGCCTATGGGCGGATATAGCTGAAACGAGGGGAACGGAGTATTATATAAGGCTTACATGATAAGCGTTTCTGGATTTTGTGATATCTTGAGACAGCAATCAGTTATGCAGCGATGTAGGCGATCGCTTCAACCGTGTTTGAAGTTCCGCCTTTATATATTAGAGACCATTTATAAATAGCCTCATCAGTTCATCATCTGCTGTCGTATCGAGCGTGCTAAGCAATTATTCTTGCAAAGAAAACAGTTTATCGCAGAAATTTCTCGAAGTGTGGGTTCGCACATTTATATATGGTAAAAACTACGCCCGATCCGCAGAAGACGCGATCGCGTTCTGCCTGTACCGCCTGTTGTGCTACAAGTTGTATTGTTTCGGTAGTAGAAGTAGTGAGCGTTGATGATGCTTCTCTCTATTCGGGCTAGTGTTACTTCATGCCTGTCCAAAGTTTCTTGTTGACGATTAACAGAGTTTTCGCTCTCTAGTGAGCATTTCCAGAGTGGCGGTCTAGGCTTTGTTGCTGTCGTTCGGCTTGGAGCGCGTGCTAAATTCGGCGCGCCCTCTGTGTGCTTCTATCCGTTCTGGCTTCATGCAGTTAGCGTCTTTTAGTCTTTGATAATTAACTTTTACCAAATTAGCAATATTTGTAGGCTCAAGAATTTTTTTTGGATCTGGTAGTGAAAGCCAATAAGAAATGATTTTTTCCATGCACAGATATTCCCCTTTCACGCCTTTACTATGAAGGTAGAATTAGAGACAGTTTTAGATCGTGGATCGAATGCTTCAAGGTAAAGTCGCCCTAGTAGCTGGAGCAACACGCGGTGCGGGTCGTGGCATCGCTACCGAACTCGGTGTGGCTGGTGCAACTGTCTATGTCACAGGTCGAACCACCAGCGATCGACGCTCCGAATACAACCGTCCTGAAACTATTGAAGAAACAGCAGACCTGGTAAACCGAGCGGGCGGTCAAGGAATCCCGATTCCCGTCGATCATCTCGATCCAACACAAGTTCAAGCTTTGGTGGCACGCATTGACAGCGAGCAAGGGCGGTTGGATCTTTTGGTCAACGATATTGGCGGAGAATATTTGGCGGAGTTCAACAAGCCCGTGTGGGAGCTTTCCCTAGATCGGGGATTGCGGATGCTGAGATTGGCGATCGAGACGCATATCATCACCAGTCACTTTGCGCTACCACTGTTAATCAAAAATCCAGGCGGACTGGTCGTTGAGATTACGGATGGCACGGCAGAATACAATGACAAAAACTACCGACTGTCGCTGTTTTACGATTTGGCGAAAACATCAGTCATCCGCATGGCTTGGGCGCTGGCGCAAGAGTTGCAACCCCTTCAATGTACGGCTGTGGCATTGACTCCAGGCTGGTTGCGATCGGAAATCATGTTGGATAGTTTTGGCGTGAGCGAAGCTAACTGGCAGGATGCAACAGCAAAAGAACCGCACTTCGTTATTTCTGAAACTCCCCGCTATATCGGTCGTGCCGTTGCGAGTCTTGCCCAAGACCCGGATGTGGCTCGCTGGAGCGGTCAGTCACTATCGAGCGGTCAACTGGCACAGGTCTATGGCTTTAGGGACTTAGATGGTTCGCAGCCTGATGCTTGGCGCTACATTCGTGAGGTTGCAGACGCTGGTAAACCTGCTGACGCAACCGGATACCGATAAGGCGACCAACTCAACCTATGTTTAGAGTGGTCTCAAGTGCGATGCCCCCGGAAAGTGGGCTACCCCCGTGAAGGGGGTATCGCCTTTTCCAAGGTACCCCGACTGATTTTAGAAAGATTGGCATCTGTGTGTGAAAAATTAGTAGATGCATACTTGTGGGAACGAAAAGATTTGGGCGCAGTCTGAACAAAAAACGCTTTCTACTACAAGTGGTATTCCTGATACACCAGTTCAATCGGCTAAAAGAGGCAGATATTCATCTGTGACTGTCCTGTAGCATATGAGCAAAGGGGCAGAAATTTTGTCACAAAGAGTATTGAGTGTTTTGGAGTTTTTAATTATACCCGTCAGGCTGAAATCTAAGCATTCCCTATCCATTACAGAAATTATCAACTCTGATATCCCGCCAAATCTGGGAAACTTGCCATCCTGAATTGCCAACAGATTGGACTAAAGGATAATCAGGTACTGGATTATATAATGATTCAGTATGCTGATAATTCAGCACTTGCTTTGTGTCAAGTTCTAGCTCTTGGGTATTTATACTATCGTCTGGAAAATCTTGCTGTTCTAATTCCTCTTTTATCTCTGATTTTTTGAAAGCAGGTTTTTCAATGATTTTGATTAATTTTGTTTTCATAGTGATTTCACTCGATGTAGAAATTAGCAAAAAAACAAGGTTGTTTATTTAACTCAAAACCAAACTAATATAACGCGCTTTGATAATTTAAGGA includes:
- a CDS encoding SRPBCC domain-containing protein translates to MANLKVIVPENSQNILGTVTINAPLQKVFEAYTFEELFASWWCRGNPMKVYHFDCKDGGSWHIAERSEDGNEYEFTGCFHEVAQDKRIVQTFEFLGMPERGHVMLEKAEFVAIDEHTTEIRTHSTAMSQQDRDGMVASGMESGWRQSVEALGKLLEPDN
- a CDS encoding SDR family oxidoreductase, giving the protein MLQGKVALVAGATRGAGRGIATELGVAGATVYVTGRTTSDRRSEYNRPETIEETADLVNRAGGQGIPIPVDHLDPTQVQALVARIDSEQGRLDLLVNDIGGEYLAEFNKPVWELSLDRGLRMLRLAIETHIITSHFALPLLIKNPGGLVVEITDGTAEYNDKNYRLSLFYDLAKTSVIRMAWALAQELQPLQCTAVALTPGWLRSEIMLDSFGVSEANWQDATAKEPHFVISETPRYIGRAVASLAQDPDVARWSGQSLSSGQLAQVYGFRDLDGSQPDAWRYIREVADAGKPADATGYR
- a CDS encoding dihydrofolate reductase family protein, whose amino-acid sequence is MRELIVAEFITLDGVIQAPGGADEDTEGGFKHGGWTQPYWHDDIGAHLFEAMSQADALLLGRKTWQIHGGAFEPMPGGDPFGDVMNNIRKYVVSTTLKSASAWRNSTLISDNVVEAVHQLKQQSGKNIFVDGSSVLVQVLAQNDLVDEYSLHVYPLVLGGGKRLYPEGKRLNLTLVEASPLPTGVVFMRYRRAA
- a CDS encoding anthrone oxygenase family protein produces the protein MTTVDYLLFALKLFAALGCGLIAGVFFAFSTFVMSALARLQPAQGIAAFQSINITVYNPWFMGAFLGTAAACIFLAVSSLLKWQQPGAIYLLIGSLLYLIGTVLVTIVFNVPLNDALAVVKPDSTDGASLWSSFLTNWTVWNHVRTVAALAAAALLTIALCYRAAQS
- a CDS encoding PEP-utilizing enzyme, with protein sequence MFVSIKGLVTEVGGLMTHGAVIAREYGLPAVVGV
- a CDS encoding ArsR/SmtB family transcription factor encodes the protein MVESNVALDRIFGALADVTRRDILKRVSRAEHTISELAQPYAMSLAAIAKHVSVLEKAGLITKRRSGKEKVIQIQPKTLKVAFSYLSEYEKIWSARFDALEKLLEDQQSS
- a CDS encoding DNA alkylation repair protein; protein product: MSRTDNNRVKQAEMGVPSIPSAPRSIQKGVPLKHLLGQEAVDCLARNISLVYSAFDHKSFRQSALAELDSLELKERGRHIALALRQHLPDRYEEAIGILIASFTPPQTEAEEFGLAAFFYLPHSCFIAEYGIDPIHNGGTDPFPLSMSAQYELTTRFTAEFSIRPFLIQHLDRTLSELMRWTTDSNPHVRRLCSEGTRPRLPWGLRIPALIADPTPVLPILEALKNDQSLYVRRSVANHLGDIAKDHPELVFQLCDRWLNGATSDLKWLIRHALRHPAKKGNETAIQLRAAAK